A single genomic interval of Stieleria maiorica harbors:
- a CDS encoding tetratricopeptide repeat protein — MNAFRILRHWWRSLVSALRFVVRLPRTLNVVDVTIDAFSFPQHEWAKRLRRDLADDESPISWTQAVNPLYWIAWGGRFFVSWIVSRPYRTLAPSLPAIVVAVVLFAVVVIIVRRDQATTQTIYLDTLRTSLAEGNTAVASVAVQRLLAIDPDNLEHQYQLAMLDDELGKKESARMAIYRLAIQEEHGPAALWMLKALIYQDVPSAGGENNAQEIELILRAQWSEDEKKICHRCATVAMTNLPSQRAIFAKKIYARFLAEIGASRDALALYESIADVDPAVNLVAAQLAHRLAQQNGDYLTVQEFAKDAIRFIRPELLADPTSIEKRLNLAQALVLDEQDEKAFEVLTEGYQLTRDALLLAAAGEARIFTAERLKRAVGVRETLAERGPILYEALELAPKSPVVLEAVVQFSIECSEADDHDLRSVRKKLLSGVDPPAMHFIEGTVALLSGDSESAQRHLSLAANEWKNMAGLLNNLAVTLSQNGDSRQLPQALRLSDAALDQLPGHPYLLETRGQILLKLERYSDAIVDLEAALKEPAMRPLAHPALAIAYEKIGEEDLASQHRRLAQRYSAEQSNP, encoded by the coding sequence ATGAACGCGTTCAGGATTCTCCGCCATTGGTGGCGATCGTTGGTTTCAGCGCTGCGGTTTGTGGTGCGGCTGCCACGGACGCTCAATGTGGTCGACGTCACGATCGATGCATTTTCGTTTCCCCAGCATGAATGGGCAAAACGCTTACGTCGGGATTTGGCCGACGATGAATCGCCGATCTCCTGGACGCAAGCGGTCAATCCTTTGTACTGGATCGCCTGGGGGGGCCGTTTCTTTGTCAGCTGGATTGTCAGTCGACCCTATCGGACGCTCGCCCCTTCGCTGCCGGCGATCGTCGTCGCCGTGGTCCTGTTCGCCGTCGTCGTGATCATTGTGCGGCGCGATCAAGCGACGACTCAAACGATTTATTTGGACACCCTGCGCACTTCACTGGCGGAGGGGAACACGGCGGTTGCCTCCGTCGCCGTGCAGCGTCTGTTGGCGATCGACCCGGACAACTTGGAGCACCAATATCAATTGGCGATGCTCGATGACGAGTTGGGCAAGAAGGAATCGGCTCGGATGGCGATCTATCGTCTGGCCATCCAAGAGGAGCATGGACCGGCGGCACTGTGGATGCTCAAAGCACTGATCTATCAGGACGTGCCGTCGGCGGGGGGCGAAAACAACGCTCAAGAAATCGAATTGATTCTGCGAGCACAGTGGAGCGAGGACGAGAAAAAGATCTGTCACCGCTGTGCCACCGTGGCAATGACCAACTTGCCATCCCAGCGCGCCATTTTCGCCAAAAAAATCTACGCCCGGTTTTTGGCCGAGATCGGTGCATCACGTGACGCGCTGGCGTTGTACGAATCCATCGCCGATGTCGACCCCGCCGTCAACCTGGTCGCCGCCCAACTCGCTCATCGGCTGGCGCAACAGAACGGGGATTACTTGACGGTGCAGGAGTTTGCCAAAGATGCGATCCGCTTCATTCGCCCCGAGTTATTGGCCGATCCGACGTCGATCGAGAAGCGTCTCAATCTGGCGCAGGCGCTGGTGCTCGATGAGCAAGACGAAAAAGCGTTTGAGGTGTTGACCGAGGGCTATCAATTGACCCGTGACGCGTTGTTGCTGGCGGCAGCCGGGGAAGCGAGAATCTTTACCGCCGAACGGCTCAAACGTGCTGTCGGTGTCCGCGAAACTCTGGCCGAACGGGGCCCGATCCTTTACGAGGCGTTGGAATTGGCGCCCAAAAGCCCTGTCGTGCTTGAGGCCGTCGTTCAGTTTTCCATCGAATGCAGTGAAGCGGACGATCACGACCTGCGCAGCGTTCGCAAAAAGTTGCTCAGTGGGGTCGATCCGCCAGCGATGCACTTTATCGAAGGCACCGTGGCGCTCCTGTCGGGCGACAGCGAGAGCGCGCAACGCCATCTCTCGCTCGCCGCCAACGAATGGAAGAACATGGCCGGTCTGCTCAACAATTTGGCCGTCACGCTGTCGCAAAATGGAGACAGTCGCCAATTGCCCCAGGCGCTCAGGCTTTCTGACGCAGCACTGGATCAGTTGCCCGGACATCCCTACTTGCTGGAAACCCGCGGACAGATCCTGTTGAAATTGGAACGCTATTCCGACGCGATCGTGGACTTGGAAGCCGCGCTCAAGGAACCGGCGATGCGTCCGTTGGCCCATCCGGCGCTGGCGATCGCGTACGAAAAAATCGGCGAAGAAGACCTCGCGTCGCAGCACCGGCGCCTCGCCCAACGCTACTCCGCCGAGCAGTCAAACCCCTGA
- a CDS encoding glycosyltransferase family 2 protein: MTPDRSDNPERPMRLPVSAVVLAKNEESNIVRCVDSLAWADEVVVVDDGSTDATVGLAERSGARVVQHVFETFACQRNWALDHAGLRNEWVLMLDADEISTREFAEGIGKAISSARPQVVAFRTCRKTMLDGVWLRYSDGFPVWIMRLVRRGRARFEDSGHGEVPVPVVEGEMGTIPTPFVHEAFSRGMDDWWIRHVRYAGREAARERGETGSGGVSDILRFDSSRRRRALRSLARKMPARGLLRFLYQYVLRRGFMDGAAGLRFCRMMACYETMISIRKSEPEPAVSDGASGAG, from the coding sequence GTGACGCCAGATCGATCGGACAATCCGGAGCGACCGATGCGGCTGCCGGTTTCGGCCGTCGTGCTGGCTAAAAACGAAGAATCCAACATCGTGCGATGTGTGGATTCTCTGGCGTGGGCGGACGAAGTCGTGGTGGTCGATGACGGTTCGACCGACGCGACCGTCGGATTGGCCGAGCGATCAGGGGCTCGCGTCGTCCAGCATGTGTTTGAGACGTTTGCTTGCCAGCGAAACTGGGCGCTCGATCATGCCGGATTGCGGAACGAGTGGGTGTTGATGCTGGACGCCGACGAGATCTCGACGAGGGAGTTCGCCGAAGGAATTGGCAAGGCGATCTCATCAGCGCGGCCACAGGTCGTCGCCTTCCGCACGTGCCGCAAAACGATGTTGGATGGAGTCTGGTTGCGATATTCCGACGGTTTCCCGGTCTGGATCATGCGTCTGGTCCGTCGCGGCCGTGCGCGATTCGAAGACAGCGGGCATGGTGAAGTCCCGGTGCCGGTGGTGGAGGGTGAAATGGGGACGATCCCAACGCCGTTTGTCCACGAAGCGTTTAGTCGGGGGATGGATGATTGGTGGATCAGGCACGTCCGCTATGCGGGGCGTGAAGCGGCGAGGGAACGGGGCGAAACGGGCTCAGGTGGTGTATCGGATATACTCCGTTTCGACTCGAGTCGTCGCAGGCGGGCGCTGAGGTCGTTGGCTCGAAAGATGCCCGCTCGCGGTCTGCTGCGTTTCCTTTATCAATACGTCCTGCGGCGCGGATTCATGGACGGTGCTGCTGGATTAAGGTTTTGCCGAATGATGGCTTGTTACGAGACAATGATCTCGATTCGCAAATCCGAACCAGAACCCGCTGTGTCCGACGGCGCGTCAGGGGCAGGTTGA
- a CDS encoding polysaccharide biosynthesis tyrosine autokinase has translation MLDQTTTQPGNYEASVSLGPSQEHHHGETILTVLWRFKWLLTAFVAVGTSVGYWMYKQKPTTYRATTQLMFKSDTPISLDSNTGIVRGGIPSGNLMQSLVTSDAIVNRVASNPELKSIPSLQSNTDQQIVSMVRGGIRFQTLTDQSDSRDRMIAALNFDGRDPQVCVAAVKAVSQAISEHFERERQSTINEVGELVRNAMDKLIREQKDLESEYLTFRNNADLEWDVEGQAINPYRERQFQLQTYRTELEQKKRELNSDLRLAVNTRKLHSDPVLVAQIIGHLGSVVDDFEPLKQIVGPGSATTDDLTLKKLEVERTLIPLQIKRDQLELAYGSSHPEVKSIAMQIESSQNKLNEINQQMTSRIAELRAQSQTVDYDKEARKARDERARTAVDAYIRGIEAQLTVLAQDMADIDLQIEQQKDEADKLKIVEERDASFNRRIETMRGLETQLEQQLAALNLADVKGGILVEPLLDTGQAYVTGPDLRKDLILYGMLGLALSGLLAMVFESTAKMFRSAEEVQRELRLPVLTHIPLDEGRIQQGKGMVDSAISNLDPKLSVVHRPYSPAAEAVRGVRTAMLFDRRQFDSKVFQITSPLPGDGKSTLAANVGCSVAQSGKRTLLIDLDLRSPRLSLRFNLEAQTGLTNVLNGELGPAEAVHQSPIENLDILPCGPLPANPAEALTLAELAEVFQWAREHYDFVIVDTPPLLMVSDPAVVTTYVDASMLVMRIRRRCKPNAKEAISMLRAAGARVMGVVVNEIDEVSGGASYKTSASGSYQSIGYGYGDKYRRRYQQEAKTQDTYVVKGKQASERPTSAGKVDDAVEPYDHAMIPPQPTAAGPSAVAKRHRANVRS, from the coding sequence ATGCTGGATCAGACTACAACGCAGCCGGGCAACTACGAGGCAAGTGTTTCGCTTGGTCCGTCCCAGGAGCACCACCACGGCGAGACGATCTTGACGGTGTTGTGGCGGTTCAAGTGGTTGTTGACCGCCTTTGTCGCCGTCGGTACCTCGGTCGGTTACTGGATGTACAAGCAAAAACCGACGACCTACCGTGCGACCACTCAGTTGATGTTCAAGAGTGACACGCCGATTTCGTTGGACTCCAATACCGGGATTGTCCGCGGCGGAATTCCCAGTGGAAATTTGATGCAGTCGTTGGTCACGTCCGATGCGATCGTCAATCGTGTCGCGTCCAACCCGGAGTTGAAGTCGATTCCGTCGTTGCAGTCCAATACGGATCAGCAGATCGTGTCGATGGTCCGCGGAGGCATCCGTTTCCAAACACTCACCGATCAAAGTGACTCGCGGGATCGGATGATCGCCGCGTTGAACTTTGACGGTCGTGATCCCCAGGTTTGTGTCGCGGCGGTCAAGGCCGTCAGCCAAGCGATCAGCGAACACTTTGAACGCGAACGCCAATCGACCATCAACGAGGTCGGCGAACTGGTCCGCAACGCCATGGACAAGTTGATCCGAGAGCAAAAAGATCTGGAAAGTGAATACCTGACGTTTCGCAACAACGCCGATTTGGAATGGGACGTGGAAGGGCAGGCGATCAATCCGTATCGGGAGCGACAATTCCAGTTACAGACCTACCGGACGGAATTGGAGCAAAAGAAACGGGAGCTCAACAGCGACCTTCGCTTGGCCGTCAACACGCGAAAGTTGCACAGCGACCCGGTCTTGGTCGCACAGATCATCGGCCACCTGGGCAGTGTCGTGGATGACTTCGAACCGCTGAAGCAGATCGTCGGTCCCGGAAGCGCAACCACCGACGACCTGACCCTCAAAAAACTGGAAGTCGAACGCACCTTGATCCCGTTGCAGATCAAACGCGATCAGTTGGAGCTGGCCTATGGTTCATCGCACCCGGAAGTCAAATCCATTGCGATGCAGATCGAAAGCTCGCAGAACAAGCTGAACGAAATCAATCAGCAGATGACCAGCCGGATCGCCGAGCTGCGTGCTCAGTCCCAAACCGTGGATTACGACAAAGAGGCACGAAAGGCCCGCGACGAGCGTGCCCGTACCGCCGTCGACGCCTATATCCGCGGAATCGAAGCCCAGCTCACCGTACTCGCTCAAGACATGGCCGACATCGACCTGCAGATCGAACAGCAAAAGGACGAGGCGGACAAGCTGAAAATCGTGGAGGAACGCGACGCGTCCTTCAACCGCCGAATCGAAACGATGCGAGGCTTGGAAACGCAATTGGAGCAACAGTTGGCGGCTCTGAATCTGGCGGATGTCAAAGGTGGCATTCTGGTGGAACCGTTGTTGGACACCGGACAGGCCTACGTGACCGGCCCCGATTTGAGAAAGGATCTGATTCTGTACGGCATGTTGGGGCTGGCATTGAGCGGATTGCTGGCGATGGTTTTCGAGAGCACCGCCAAGATGTTCCGCAGTGCCGAGGAGGTGCAGCGGGAGTTGCGCCTGCCGGTGCTGACACACATTCCGTTGGACGAAGGCCGGATCCAGCAGGGCAAAGGGATGGTCGATTCGGCGATCTCCAACTTGGATCCGAAATTGTCGGTCGTTCACCGCCCCTATTCCCCCGCCGCCGAAGCGGTGCGTGGGGTGCGGACCGCGATGCTGTTTGACCGGCGTCAGTTCGACAGCAAGGTCTTCCAGATCACCAGTCCGCTGCCGGGCGACGGGAAGAGCACGCTGGCGGCCAACGTCGGTTGCTCGGTCGCTCAGTCGGGTAAACGCACCTTACTGATCGATTTGGACCTGCGAAGTCCGCGGTTGTCCCTGCGATTCAACCTCGAAGCCCAGACCGGGCTGACAAACGTGCTGAACGGAGAACTGGGGCCGGCCGAAGCCGTTCATCAGTCGCCGATCGAAAACCTGGACATCTTGCCTTGCGGCCCGCTGCCGGCCAACCCGGCCGAAGCATTGACCCTGGCTGAATTGGCCGAAGTGTTCCAGTGGGCTCGTGAGCACTATGATTTCGTGATCGTGGATACGCCGCCGCTGTTGATGGTCAGCGATCCGGCGGTCGTCACGACGTACGTCGATGCCTCCATGTTGGTGATGCGGATCCGACGCCGATGCAAGCCGAACGCAAAAGAAGCGATTTCGATGCTGCGTGCCGCGGGGGCGCGAGTGATGGGCGTGGTGGTCAATGAGATCGATGAAGTCAGTGGCGGAGCGTCGTACAAGACCAGTGCCAGCGGCAGCTACCAGTCGATCGGCTATGGATACGGCGACAAGTATCGTCGTCGCTATCAACAAGAAGCCAAGACGCAAGACACCTATGTCGTCAAAGGCAAGCAGGCATCGGAGCGTCCGACGTCTGCAGGCAAGGTCGACGATGCGGTGGAGCCCTACGACCATGCGATGATTCCCCCGCAACCGACTGCGGCGGGGCCCTCGGCGGTCGCCAAACGTCATCGGGCCAACGTTCGGTCGTAG
- the xrtU gene encoding exosortase U — protein MPAVTSMQDSPRPHYLAAVFWTLVLISPLPGVAIYLGWLSELDQYGYIIPLYVSLAALVLFRWDYRSHLPSSPTAIAVVAVSVLLNLVAAYRVSPWLSSISFAMAITAWLGTHRSSAGGTERLTYLSLLLLMTIRLPLNLDLKLTTSLQRMTSQVSSYLLDFLGVTHYLRGNVIELPGGTLFVEEACSGVQSLFTILFLVCLWMVYRRRPIMAAPAYLAIGILWAMVMNVVRINSVALAQEWYDTDLSSGTPHEILGWICLVIAALMVLSTDRLLRVLFFPVPADESGQFSNPVTWLWNRCSTYGTEGDRTEGDRTEGSEQRHQPDHPATVVDTTSPEEGGLAASSYGIVMLAGAALFCLPSLGLNYRIVATRYEQQVANAERPLLWDPDATLMNRTAYASAITDHEALRDANSKQLGHHADVWTMYLDGMAVRIAVSQPYPEWHDMRLCYSGDGWQVNDWDPTLEPIGESQDSTISQLDRWQVSYAEMVRDTGEFGTLLFCGLTRDGELVAAPMSGLYSLFDDRMKDRRSLQSKIMMLQLWTQTQKPLIPDQLEKLQSLFDSFRQTVLDELDGPNSISPADANGTNLTMWIDGETGP, from the coding sequence ATGCCTGCCGTCACTTCGATGCAAGACTCGCCCCGACCTCACTATCTCGCAGCCGTCTTTTGGACGCTGGTATTGATTTCTCCACTTCCCGGGGTCGCGATTTATCTGGGATGGCTGAGCGAATTAGACCAGTACGGATACATTATTCCTCTCTATGTGTCTCTGGCTGCCCTGGTGCTATTCCGTTGGGACTATCGGTCTCACTTGCCGTCCAGCCCCACCGCGATCGCGGTCGTCGCTGTTTCTGTGTTGCTCAACCTTGTCGCCGCCTACCGCGTTTCACCGTGGTTGTCATCGATCTCATTTGCGATGGCGATCACGGCATGGTTGGGTACCCACCGTTCGTCCGCAGGCGGGACAGAGCGGTTGACGTACCTGAGCTTATTGTTGTTGATGACGATACGGCTTCCGCTGAACCTGGACTTGAAGTTAACGACGTCGCTGCAGCGCATGACCTCACAGGTCAGCAGCTATTTGCTGGATTTTCTCGGTGTCACACACTATTTACGTGGCAATGTGATCGAGCTTCCCGGCGGGACGCTGTTTGTCGAAGAAGCTTGCAGCGGCGTGCAGTCGTTGTTCACCATCCTGTTTTTGGTGTGCTTGTGGATGGTGTATCGTCGACGTCCGATCATGGCTGCGCCGGCGTATCTGGCCATCGGAATCCTTTGGGCGATGGTGATGAATGTGGTGCGAATCAACTCGGTCGCCTTGGCCCAGGAATGGTACGACACTGATTTGTCGAGCGGGACGCCGCACGAGATCTTGGGCTGGATTTGTCTGGTCATCGCCGCATTGATGGTCCTGTCGACCGATCGTCTTCTGCGCGTCCTGTTCTTTCCTGTCCCCGCTGACGAATCGGGGCAGTTCAGCAATCCCGTCACTTGGTTGTGGAACCGTTGCTCGACGTACGGAACGGAGGGGGACAGAACAGAAGGGGACAGAACAGAGGGATCGGAACAGCGGCACCAACCGGACCATCCCGCAACAGTCGTCGATACCACGTCGCCTGAAGAAGGCGGTCTCGCAGCATCCTCCTATGGAATCGTGATGTTGGCCGGCGCGGCGTTGTTTTGCCTGCCCAGTTTGGGATTGAACTATCGAATTGTGGCGACGCGATATGAACAGCAAGTTGCCAACGCCGAACGCCCCTTGCTTTGGGATCCCGACGCAACACTGATGAATCGCACCGCCTACGCCTCGGCAATCACCGATCATGAAGCGCTGCGAGATGCGAACAGCAAACAACTGGGGCATCATGCCGACGTCTGGACGATGTACTTGGACGGAATGGCGGTACGGATCGCTGTCAGCCAGCCGTACCCGGAATGGCATGACATGCGACTGTGCTACAGCGGAGACGGTTGGCAGGTGAACGATTGGGATCCGACGCTTGAGCCGATCGGCGAGTCGCAGGATTCAACCATCTCCCAGCTCGATCGATGGCAGGTTTCCTACGCAGAAATGGTACGCGACACCGGCGAGTTCGGTACCTTGCTGTTTTGCGGATTGACGCGTGACGGAGAACTTGTTGCAGCGCCGATGAGCGGTCTGTATTCCCTATTCGACGATCGGATGAAAGACCGTCGATCACTGCAGTCCAAGATCATGATGCTCCAGCTGTGGACGCAAACGCAAAAACCACTTATCCCCGACCAGTTGGAAAAGCTTCAATCGCTATTTGATTCCTTTCGTCAGACGGTTCTGGATGAACTCGACGGACCAAACTCGATCTCACCAGCCGATGCAAACGGAACGAATCTGACGATGTGGATCGATGGGGAGACCGGTCCATGA
- a CDS encoding transposase, with translation MGRALRSEQFDPAEISMMHCVQRCVRRAYLAGVDPQTGKDYGFRREWIRRRMEALASVFGVDVLTYAILSNHMHLILRNRPDVVQAWSDQEVAIRWLRVFPGRRLEEHLAEPTENDVATLARDKERLAEIRHRLSDLSWFMRALSEPIARMANKQDECTGRFWEGRFKAQAIADEAGLLACAMYVDLNPVRAAMAETPDQAPHTSAYDRIKADQGDQIDSAAFDLVPVDTAEAGKTIRETPVEALKERRKKKRVNPTGKRIRRDGWLAPFRLGKKPASDPELSEGGVRASDKGFLDLDWGDYLKLLRWTAKQSDEGSGREVPEGMQSVLTRLGIDLSMWRDLVWNFKRYFGQSCCAGSPSAMGKFAESTGRHWSKGQRSVAQCFAA, from the coding sequence ATGGGACGTGCATTGCGGTCGGAGCAGTTTGATCCGGCGGAGATTTCGATGATGCACTGCGTGCAGCGGTGCGTGCGAAGGGCCTATCTGGCCGGCGTGGATCCGCAGACCGGAAAGGATTACGGCTTTCGCCGTGAATGGATCCGGCGGCGGATGGAGGCCCTCGCTTCGGTTTTTGGCGTCGATGTGCTGACCTACGCCATCCTCTCCAATCACATGCACCTGATCCTTCGCAACCGCCCCGACGTCGTTCAAGCCTGGTCGGATCAGGAGGTCGCGATTCGCTGGCTAAGAGTCTTTCCCGGGCGGCGACTGGAAGAACACCTCGCCGAACCGACCGAAAACGATGTCGCCACTTTGGCACGTGACAAGGAAAGGCTGGCAGAGATTCGACATCGACTGTCGGATCTGTCCTGGTTCATGCGTGCACTGAGTGAACCGATCGCCCGCATGGCCAACAAACAGGATGAATGCACGGGACGGTTCTGGGAGGGCCGTTTCAAGGCGCAGGCGATTGCCGATGAAGCGGGCTTGCTGGCCTGTGCGATGTACGTGGACCTGAATCCCGTTCGGGCGGCGATGGCGGAAACGCCGGATCAGGCCCCTCACACCTCGGCCTACGACCGCATCAAAGCAGATCAAGGTGACCAGATCGACTCAGCGGCGTTTGACTTGGTTCCCGTTGACACGGCGGAGGCAGGGAAAACGATTCGCGAAACGCCGGTCGAAGCGTTGAAGGAGCGACGCAAGAAGAAACGCGTCAATCCGACCGGCAAGCGGATTCGGCGTGACGGCTGGCTGGCGCCGTTTCGGCTGGGGAAGAAGCCGGCGAGTGACCCAGAGCTCAGCGAAGGCGGCGTGCGCGCCAGTGACAAGGGGTTTCTGGATCTGGACTGGGGCGACTATTTGAAGCTGCTGCGGTGGACGGCCAAGCAAAGTGACGAAGGGTCGGGGCGCGAAGTTCCCGAGGGCATGCAGTCGGTGCTGACCCGATTGGGAATCGATCTGTCGATGTGGCGTGACTTGGTATGGAACTTCAAGCGGTACTTTGGCCAGAGTTGTTGCGCGGGATCACCGAGCGCGATGGGCAAGTTCGCTGAATCGACCGGCCGTCACTGGTCCAAGGGGCAGCGGAGCGTCGCCCAATGCTTCGCCGCGTGA
- a CDS encoding glycosyltransferase family 4 protein, producing the protein MIRVALLDTTVPGEPGSMGRFREQLVAALKTSFPDDVDVSTEFLGCDRATLARAPKRLQMWRRHHHIWRSARQLDVSDYDVLHLLDGSFGYVADSLPTDRVVVTVHDVIPRLQMDGVFAGAPPVGRGAKWLINRALQGVGGARVVCADSQSTVDDLQHYGCSVDGGIQIVPLAVETELFDGPPSQFTEVGQTRPYLFHLGNNGFYKNRRGAIEILKRIRDDIAVGLVLAGPPPDQPLREFCRESGLSDRIAFVCDPDESTLANYYRAAAALVFPSLYEGFGWPPLEAMAAGCPVVSSSAGSLPEVVGQAGVLADSGDYDAMARGCERLLVDPVFRADLIHAGHQQVKRFSRQRLAERMISVYRDVVDRREGRTRVKDATTSQT; encoded by the coding sequence ATGATTCGCGTCGCCTTACTCGATACGACGGTTCCCGGGGAACCGGGCAGCATGGGGCGATTTCGTGAACAGTTGGTCGCTGCGCTGAAAACATCGTTTCCTGATGACGTGGACGTGTCGACCGAGTTTCTCGGATGCGACCGCGCGACGCTCGCCCGCGCACCGAAGCGGTTGCAAATGTGGCGTCGGCACCACCACATCTGGCGTTCTGCCCGTCAGCTGGATGTTTCCGATTACGACGTGCTCCATCTACTTGACGGCAGCTTCGGCTACGTCGCCGACTCGTTGCCGACCGATCGCGTCGTCGTGACGGTGCACGATGTGATCCCTCGATTGCAAATGGACGGGGTGTTTGCGGGAGCACCGCCGGTCGGACGCGGCGCAAAGTGGCTGATCAACCGGGCTTTGCAAGGGGTTGGGGGGGCACGCGTGGTTTGCGCCGACAGCCAAAGCACCGTAGATGACTTGCAGCACTATGGTTGTTCCGTTGACGGCGGAATTCAAATCGTCCCGCTGGCGGTCGAAACGGAATTGTTCGACGGCCCGCCGTCGCAATTCACCGAGGTGGGGCAAACCAGGCCATATCTGTTTCATTTGGGCAACAACGGGTTTTACAAGAACCGTCGCGGCGCGATCGAGATCTTGAAACGAATCCGAGATGACATTGCCGTCGGATTGGTTTTGGCTGGTCCACCGCCGGATCAACCGCTGCGCGAGTTCTGCCGTGAAAGTGGACTCTCAGATCGGATCGCCTTCGTTTGCGATCCCGACGAATCAACACTCGCCAACTACTACCGCGCGGCGGCGGCGCTGGTGTTCCCAAGCCTTTACGAAGGATTCGGATGGCCACCGTTGGAGGCGATGGCCGCGGGGTGCCCGGTGGTTTCCAGCAGTGCGGGATCGCTTCCAGAAGTCGTGGGGCAGGCGGGGGTCTTGGCGGATTCAGGGGATTACGACGCGATGGCCAGAGGGTGCGAAAGGCTATTGGTCGATCCAGTGTTTCGTGCCGACCTGATTCATGCAGGACACCAGCAGGTGAAAAGGTTCAGCCGACAGCGATTGGCCGAACGGATGATATCGGTTTATCGCGACGTCGTGGATCGGCGCGAGGGAAGAACGCGGGTCAAAGATGCGACAACATCTCAAACTTGA
- a CDS encoding LbetaH domain-containing protein, with protein MKPETQLDTSRAACPSSHSMANKIGRVLWCVCWWLLFRPSPRIMFRWRVLVLRCFGATVTARSRIDPTVRIWAPWNLVVGRDSSIGHHVDVYNVATITIGDHATVSQYSYLCAASHDLADPTMRLVTSPIRIGDAAWVCAKAFVGPGVTVHQGAVVGACGVVTKDVPEWMIVAGNPAREIRKREIQS; from the coding sequence GTGAAACCTGAAACCCAGCTCGACACGTCCCGCGCCGCCTGTCCGTCATCGCATTCGATGGCCAACAAGATCGGACGCGTCTTGTGGTGCGTGTGTTGGTGGCTGTTGTTTCGCCCTTCGCCGCGGATCATGTTCCGCTGGCGCGTCTTGGTGTTGCGGTGTTTTGGGGCGACGGTGACCGCTCGCTCGCGAATTGACCCGACGGTGAGAATTTGGGCGCCGTGGAATCTGGTGGTCGGGCGTGACAGCTCGATCGGGCATCATGTGGACGTTTATAATGTCGCGACGATCACGATCGGCGATCATGCGACCGTCTCACAGTACAGTTATCTGTGTGCCGCGTCACATGATTTGGCCGACCCGACGATGCGTCTGGTGACCTCACCGATTCGCATCGGTGACGCGGCGTGGGTCTGTGCCAAAGCCTTTGTCGGTCCAGGCGTGACAGTCCATCAGGGAGCCGTGGTGGGTGCCTGCGGTGTGGTCACCAAAGACGTCCCGGAATGGATGATCGTTGCCGGCAATCCGGCCCGTGAGATTCGCAAGCGAGAGATTCAATCGTGA